The genome window ACCTGGCACATAACCGCTTGACATACCACTATAACCTGAGCCATATTTGGTAGCCCATTTAGTTAGGCGAGGGTCTTCCATTTCGTTCAAATTATTCACGAAGAACTCAGACAAGCCATGACTGCCATTAAAATCATACTCGCGCAAGTCGGCGAATGCAGAAGTTAGTGGTTGTGTAGTAGTATATCTTAAAATTGCAGATTCTTCATTACTTTCAAAGATTGGGTAGAATGAAGTATTTGTTTCTACAATTTCTCTGATCTTACCTGCTGCATCAACTTCAGGTCTGCCGGAAACACGCATCAACAACCTCAGGTATAGCGAGTTACCAAGCTTGCGCCATAAAGTCAGGTTACCATTGTATAGCGGATCAAGTCGTTGTTCATCTTCCGGCAGCATTAGTGGAAGGTCTGTTGCAGCTGCCTCTAAAGAAGCCAGTAAAGCATTGGCTTCTTCCAACTTGGCAAACAGGTCTTTGTATATTAATTCCTGAGAGTCGAACTTAGGTTGCAGTCTGCCGTCACGGCCTTGATTTGCTTCGGTGTAAGGTACATCTCCATATGTATCTGTTATTAGAGATGTAACCCATGCATCCAATATCAAACCGATACCCATGTAGCTCTTCTGTTGTGTAGCCTGTGCACTTTTATAAATATTTACAAAGTTTGTGCGTTGCAGGTACCAGTTGTTCCACATATAATCTGACTCTCCAGGTCTAATTACATAACGGTGAATCTCATCTGTGTCAAGTATAGTTACATGCACCTGCATCAACTCATTTGTAAGGCGCAGTGCACGGTTGTTATTACGGGTAACTACATCATGCAATGCAGGCGCAAGTAAAGCAGACGGTGTAGCCGCCTCAGTTGCGTTAGGGTTGGTATTCAGTTCCTCAAACTCCTTAGTACAGGAAGAGGTGGCAAGGCATGTTGCTGCCATTGCCGCAAGGGTATATAATTTTATCTTTTTCATGATAGATTCTTCCTTAAAATTAGATGCCTACAGTCAGGTTAAGACCAAATGTTCTGGTTGGCGGGAACTGGCCGATTTCAAAGCCTCCTACAATATCGCCATCACTTAGGGTACCTATTTCCGGATCGAAAGCAGGCCACTCTGTGATCATGAACAAATCGCGACCAAATACTCCAATACTTGCTTTATGTAATCTTAATTTCTGCAATATGGCGGCAGGTACTGTATAGTCAAAGCGTACTTCGCGCAGCTTAATATAA of Pontibacter deserti contains these proteins:
- a CDS encoding SusD/RagB family nutrient-binding outer membrane lipoprotein; this encodes MAATCLATSSCTKEFEELNTNPNATEAATPSALLAPALHDVVTRNNNRALRLTNELMQVHVTILDTDEIHRYVIRPGESDYMWNNWYLQRTNFVNIYKSAQATQQKSYMGIGLILDAWVTSLITDTYGDVPYTEANQGRDGRLQPKFDSQELIYKDLFAKLEEANALLASLEAAATDLPLMLPEDEQRLDPLYNGNLTLWRKLGNSLYLRLLMRVSGRPEVDAAGKIREIVETNTSFYPIFESNEESAILRYTTTQPLTSAFADLREYDFNGSHGLSEFFVNNLNEMEDPRLTKWATKYGSGYSGMSSGYVPGNIPERQSYYPKALMNEPLLGNILNYGEVQFILAEAALRGYISSDPKTYYDKGVAGAITMWGLEVPAGHLEKEAVAWNNAADFEAKLDKIMLQKYYTLFFTDFQQWFEYRRTGHPVLPIGPGVQNGGVMPSRFRYPITVQSLNGANYSAAVAAMGGDDINTKVWWDQ